AAGCTTCACAAGTTCCTTGCGTCGCTCTTCCGTTAAAGCAGGAACGACGATTCGGATGATGTTTCCGTCACTTGTAGGCGTAATCCCCAGATCCGACTTCAGGATTGCCTTCTCGATGTCCCCTAAAGCTGATTTGTCATAAGGTTGTATGACAAGCATACGGGCTTCAGGAATGGAGATTCCGGCTAATTGATTGACTGGTGTCGGTGCACCATAGTAATCAACCGAGATCTTATCGAGCAGGGAAGCATTGGCTCTTCCTGCGCGGATGCTCGCTAACTCACGTGAAAATGTTTGAATGGCTTTGGACATTCTTTCCTTTGCATTTGTGATGAT
The DNA window shown above is from Rossellomorea vietnamensis and carries:
- the frr gene encoding ribosome recycling factor; the encoded protein is MPNTIITNAKERMSKAIQTFSRELASIRAGRANASLLDKISVDYYGAPTPVNQLAGISIPEARMLVIQPYDKSALGDIEKAILKSDLGITPTSDGNIIRIVVPALTEERRKELVKLVKKEAEDAKVAIRNIRRDANDELKKKEKNGDITEDDLRGYSDDVQKATDESIVKIDNIAKDKEQEMLEV